A genomic stretch from Setaria italica strain Yugu1 chromosome VII, Setaria_italica_v2.0, whole genome shotgun sequence includes:
- the LOC101780618 gene encoding cyclin-dependent kinase B1-1, producing MEINIVDKYEKLEKVGEGTYGKVYKAQDKATGQLVALKKTRLEMDEEGIPPTALREISLLNLLSHSIYVVRLLAVEQAAKNGKPILYLVFEFLDTDLKKYLDVYRRGPNARPLPTHLVKNFLYQLCKGVAHCHGHGVLHRDLKPQNLLVDKEKGILKIADLGLGRAFTVPMKSYTHEIVTLWYRAPEVLLGATHYSTGVDMWSVGCIFAEMVRRQALFPGDSELQQLLHIFRLLGTPSEEQWPGVSALRDWHEFPQWKPQSLARAVPTLEPEGIDLLSKMLQLDPSNRISAIAAMEHPYFDSLDKSQF from the exons ATGGAGATCAACATCGTGGACAAGTACGAGAAGCTGGAGAAGGTGGGCGAGGGCACCTACGGCAAGGTGTACAAGGCGCAGGACAAGGCCACGGGCCAGCTGGTGGCGCTCAAGAAGACCCGCCTCGAGATGGACGAGGAGGGCATCCCGCCCACCGCGCTCCGCGAGATCTccctcctcaacctcctctcccACTCCATCTATGTCgtccgcctcctcgccgtcgagcaGGCCGCCAAGAACGGCAAGCCCATCCTCTACCTCGTCTTCGAGTTCCTCGACACCGACCTCAAGAAGTACCTCGACGTCTACCGAAGGGGCCCCAACGCAAGGCCGCTACCCACGCACCTCGTCAAG AATTTTTTGTATCAGTTATGCAAAGGAGTTGCACACTGCCACGGTCATGGCGTCCTTCACCG GGATTTGAAGCCTCAAAACCTGCTGGTTGACAAGGAGAAGGGGATACTGAAGATTGCAGACCTTGGGCTTGGTAGAGCTTTCACTGTGCCAATGAAAAGCTACACCCATGAG ATTGTGACACTTTGGTATAGAGCCCCTGAAGTTTTGCTTGGAGCAACGCATTACTCAACTGGTGTTGATATGTGGTCCGTTGGATGTATCTTTG CTGAAATGGTCAGAAGACAAGCTCTCTTTCCTGGTGACTCTGAGTTGCAACAGTTGCTTCACATTTTCAG GCTGTTGGGAACACCTTCTGAGGAGCAGTGGCCTGGAGTGAGTGCTTTGAGGGACTGGCACGAGTTTCCACAGTGGAAACCCCAGAGTTTGGCCCGTGCTGTCCCAACGCTGGAACCTGAAGGCATTGACCTTCTATCA AAAATGCTTCAGCTTGATCCTTCAAACAGGATATCAGCTATCGCAGCGATGGAGCATCCCTACTTCGACAGCCTTGACAAATCCCAGTTCTAG
- the LOC101780220 gene encoding uncharacterized protein LOC101780220 — protein sequence MASSAAGNNGLPTHTAPSAPAWPSYKPPPPKHNPRRRRCLCACLLVTLAVLLALAITLLVLFLTVLKVRDPTTRLVSTRLAGVAPRLTFPAISLQLNVTLLLTVAVHNPNPASFAYDSGGHTDLTYRGAHVGDAEIDPGRIPSKGDGEVKLALTVQADRLAEDLAQLVADVESGSVAMEASTRIPGRVTILGLFKRHAVAYSDCSFVFGIAEMRVRSQQCHDRTKL from the coding sequence atggcctcctccgccgccgggaaCAACGGCCTCCCCACGCACACCGCCCCTTCCGCCCCCGCCTGGCCCTCCTACAAGCCGCCCCCACCCAAGCAcaaccctcgccgccggcgctgcctgTGCGCGTGCCTCCTCGTCaccctcgccgtcctcctcgctCTCGCCATCACCCTGctcgtcctcttcctcaccGTCCTCAAGGTCCGGGACCCCACCACCCGCCTCGTCTCCACGCGCCTGGCGGGGGTCGCCCCGCGCCTCACCTTCCCGGCCATCTCCCTCCAGCTCAACGTCACGCTGCTGCTCACCGTGGCCGTGCACAACCCGAACCCGGCCTCCTTCGCCTACGACTCCGGGGGCCACACGGACCTGACCTACCGCGGCGCGCACGTCGGGGACGCCGAGATCGACCCGGGCCGGATCCCCAGCAAGGGCGACGGGGAGGTGAAGCTGGCGCTCACGGTGCAGGCGGACCGCCTCGCGGAAGACCTGGCGCAGCTGGTGGCGGACGTCGAGAGCGGGTCGGTGGCCATGGAGGCCAGCACCAGGATCCCGGGGAGGGTCACGATCCTGGGGCTCTTCAAGCGGCACGCCGTGGCCTACTCCGACTGCAGCTTCGTCTTCGGCATCGCGGAGATGCGGGTGCGGAGCCAGCAGTGCCACGACCGGACAAAGCTATGA
- the LOC101781424 gene encoding protein LURP-one-related 8 — MPLPFSPLFYRSPDKKMAKVHPNAADPAEPPSPAPEVEEPPTVLTVWRKSLLFNCDGFTVFDAKGDLAFRVDCYGSGRRRAEVVLMDVAGKPLLTVRRKRLSFLAEHWVIYDGDAAEDESSRPLLSVRRHVSLRASKALAHVTPHAASATSATYVVEGSYGRRACAVRDARGDAVAEVRRKESVGDDVFRLVADPHLGAPLAMGLVIALDEMFAGGRGRSARSSLLRRTWSA; from the coding sequence ATGCCTTTGCCTTTCTCTCCTCTATTCTATCGATCGCCGGACAAGAAAATGGCCAAGGTGCACCCCAACGCCGCCGACCCAGCTGagccgccctcgccggcgccagAGGTGGAGGAGCCGCCCACGGTGCTGACGGTGTGGCGCAAGTCGCTGCTCTTCAACTGCGACGGCTTCACCGTCTTCGACGCCAAGGGCGACCTCGCCTTCCGCGTCGACTGCTACggctccggccggcgccgcgccgaggTCGTGCTCATGGACGTCGCGGGCAAGCCGCTCCTCACCGTCCGCCGCAAGAGGCTCAGCTTCCTAGCGGAGCACTGGGTCATctacgacggcgacgccgcggaaGACGAATCCTCCAGGCCGCTCCTCTCCGTCCGACGCCACGTCAGCCTCCGCGCCTCCAAGGCGCTGGCGCACGTCACGCCCCACGCCGCCTCTGCTACCTCCGCGACGTACGTGGTGGAGGGGTCGTACGGGCGGCGGGCCTGCGCGGTGCGCGACGCGCGCGGGGACGCGGTGGCCGAGGTGCGCCGGAAGGAGTCGGTGGGCGACGACGTGTTCCGGCTGGTGGCGGATCCCCACCTGGGCGCACCGCTCGCCATGGGCCTCGTCATCGCCCTCGACGAGATGTTCGCCGGCGGCCGTGGCAGGTCGGCGCGGTCGTCCCTGCTGCGCAGGACATGGTCGGCGTAG
- the LOC101779808 gene encoding cytochrome P450 714C2 gives MELVFSSHQWLILPPLVLLCLLLSYLYTILWLRPERLRQKLRSQGVKGPKPSFLFGNIAEMRRIQKELAVPVQELEAKNTDKFSSDYTATIFPYFLHWSRIYGSIYLYSTGSIQALNITDPDMVKELANCKSLDLGKPSFLQKERGALLGMGILTSNGELWEHQRKVIAPEFFMEKVKGMLHVMVEAAMPMLTSWEKIFGREGGSAEIVVDESLRNFSADVISRTSFGSNFAAGKEIFNKIRQLQIAMAKQSILGVPGARYLPTKSNREIWSLDRSIRRLILNVAMKHEQDSVALSTDKDLLHSIIEGAKARHFASQTPEGFIIDNCKNIYFAGHETTSTTAAWCLMLLASHPEWQSRARTELLDVCQGKPIEFDMLRKLKMLTMVVQETLRLYPPAAFVTREALNDIKLGSLNIPEGTNIRIPIALVHRDPAIWGPNSDRFDPGRFANGIAGACKPPHMYMPFGVGTRTCAGQNLAMVELKVILSLLLSRFEFALSPKYVHCPAFRLTIEPGNGVPLILKKLY, from the exons ATGGAACTTGTCTTCTCGTCACACCAATGGCTGATACTGCCACCTCTGGTGTTGCTCTGTCTTCTCCTCTCCTACCTCTACACCATCCTATGGCTGAGACCGGAGAGACTCAGGCAGAAACTGAGGAGCCAGGGAGTGAAGGGCCCCAAGCCTTCTTTCCTCTTTGGAAACATTGCAGAGATGAGGAGAATTCAGAAGGAACTGGCCGTGCCTGTCCAAGAACTGGAAGCAAAGAATACTGATAAGTTCTCCTCGGATTATACAGCCACCATATTCCCCTACTTCCTTCATTGGAGCAGAATTTATG GATCCATCTACTTGTATTCAACTGGGAGCATACAAGCTCTGAATATAACAGATCCTGACATGGTGAAGGAGCTAGCCAATTGCAAGTCTTTGGATCTTGGAAAGCCTTCCTTCTTGCAAAAAGAGCGTGGAGCTCTTCTTGGTATGGGAATATTGACTTCAAATGGTGAACTCTGGGAACATCAAAGAAAGGTGATTGCACCAGAGTTCTTCATGGAGAAGGTTAAG GGCATGTTGCACGTCATGGTCGAAGCTGCAATGCCAATGTTGACTTCATGGGAAAAAATATTTGGAAGGGAAGGGGGCAGTGCAGAGATTGTGGTGGATGAGTCCTTGAGAAACTTTTCAGCTGATGTCATATCGAGGACTTCATTTGGAAGCAATTTTGCTGCAGGTAAAGAGATATTCAACAAGATTCGGCAACTTCAGATTGCAATGGCAAAGCAAAGCATACTTGGTGTTCCCGGAGCAAG ATACTTGCCAACAAAATCCAATAGAGAAATCTGGAGTCTAGACCGCAGCATTCGTCGCCTCATTTTAAACGTAGCAATGAAGCACGAGCAGGATTCAGTCGCCTTATCGACTGATAAGGATCTCCTGCACTCTATAATTGAGGGTGCTAAAGCCCGCCACTTCGCTTCACAGACGCCTGAGGGTTTCATCATCGACAACTGCAAGAACATCTATTTTGCAGGGCATGAAACAACCTCAACGACAGCTGCTTGGTGCTTGATGCTTCTTGCGTCGCACCCTGAATGGCAGTCCCGTGCTCGGACTGAGCTATTGGATGTCTGTCAAGGGAAACCGATAGAATTTGACATGCTTCGGAAGTTGAAAATG CTAACAATGGTGGTCCAGGAAACCCTTCGCCTCTACCCACCGGCAGCTTTCGTGACACGAGAAGCTCTGAACGATATAAAGCTTGGTAGCCTCAACATTCCGGAAGGAACAAACATCAGGATCCCAATAGCATTGGTTCACCGGGATCCTGCCATATGGGGTCCCAACTCGGACAGGTTTGATCCGGGCAGGTTTGCCAATGGCATAGCAGGCGCCTGCAAGCCCCCTCATATGTACATGCCCTTTGGTGTCGGTACCCGCACCTGCGCTGGCCAGAACCTGGCCATGGTTGAGCTCAAGGTTATCCTGTCACTCCTGCTGTCAAGGTTCGAGTTTGCTCTTTCGCCAAAGTACGTGCATTGCCCAGCGTTCAGACTGACCATTGAGCCTGGGAATGGCGTGCCTTTGATTCTTAAGAAGCTATATTAA
- the LOC101781021 gene encoding uncharacterized protein LOC101781021 gives MATLAPGVLLKLLQSMHTDERVAGEHRSPVLQVTAVVPALTASTSDSLLVPSNGFLLNLSDGLHSTYVQLPPADADALLLAARPHLVGHLVHLDRLRFARPVPRAVGLRTVPSSRSLPCVGNPEPLVARPAACARGYVIQPAASPSDAAPPLMPSSGSNTNGADDGVKRTVLGPKNAVAEPAPPPAGSAVKRRFSSPAPSKQQRDPSPSAKGALSRASSPMVVKAASRASSPAVRGTPRATSPAPSKCVVPSLVAAKEENRRAAREPAIVVPSRYRQPSPAGGRRGAASPAVGGRRASLSPSSRRLSGEGTGKKKVGVLVAGISKMSDLGNGSAMKPGRKSWDDPTMALAAAKAGSVMKSKVKVDKDTILRTQEAMSRRLSDATTEQSSNDDSSVDERPKPRKKIDSTTVKAKNVVPKITLHDPKWTDGSIPLDALSDKLSKIGREAIERRDAAAATAASALQEAMVTESVVRNLSKFSNICSLSKTSNPLPTVDLFLAVYEDTLKWKTIAESMVTIEADMAFLEKSSHDWVHAALATDLEVLKLLNGATESISRMKSINRPKVPSVEPPRASLSRKQSLGASAKVQSKVSPSSPVSCTWNNTESMYEIVELSKTLWREMHMWFLNFVDEALDVGFHLFEDQNVASRGKHSNSITMVLSQFKKISDWLDQVGKIAEEEGTKEKIECLKRKIYGFVISHMGSALESSVSVSSRS, from the exons ATGGCGACGCTCGCGCCGGGTGTTCTGCTCAAGCTCCTGCAGTCCATGCACACCGACgagcgcgtcgccggcgagcaccGCTCCCCGGTGCTCCAGGTCACCGCCGTCGTCCCGGCCctcaccgcctccacctccgactCCCTCCTCGTCCCCTCCAACGGCTTCCTCCTCAACCTCTCCGACGGCCTCCACTCCACCTACGTCCAGCTGCcccccgccgacgccgacgcgctcctcctcgccgcgcgcccgcaCCTCGTCGGCCACCTCGTCCACCTCGACCGCCTCCGGTTCGCGCGACCCGTGCCCCGCGCCGTCGGACTCCGCACCGTCCCGTCCTCGCGCTCCCTCCCCTGCGTCGGCAACCCCGAGCCGCTCGTCGCGCGCCCCGCTGCCTGCGCACGCGGATACGTCATCCAGCCCGCCGCGTCCCCAtccgacgccgcgccgccgctcatgCCCTCATCCGGGTCGAACACAAACGGCGCCGACGATGGCGTCAAAAGGACCGTCCTTGGGCCCAAGAACGCCGTCGCcgagcccgcgccgccgccggccggctcgGCCGTCAAGCGCCGGTTCTCGTCCCCGGCGCCGTCCAAGCAGCAGCGAGATCCGTCGCCCTCGGCCAAAGGCGCCTTATCTCGGGCCTCGTCTCCCATGGTTGTGAAAGCCGCATCCCGGGCCTCCTCGCCCGCGGTAAGGGGCACGCCCAGggcgacgtcgccggcgccgtccaaGTGCGTCGTGCCCAGCCTCGTTGCGGCCAAGGAGGAGAACCGCAGGGCGGCCAGGGAGCCGGCGATTGTCGTGCCGTCGAGGTACAGGCAACCTTCACCGgcgggagggagaaggggagcggcgtctCCGGCGGTAGGCGGGAGGCGAGCATCCCTGTCCCCTAGTTCGCGGCGGCTCTCCGGAGAAGGGACTGGCAAGAAGAAGGTTGGAGTGCTAGTGGCTGGGATCTCCAAGATGTCAGATTTGGGAAATGGGTCGGCCATGAAGCCGGGGAGGAAGAGCTGGGACGATCCAACAATGGCCCTTGCAGCAGCAAAGGCAGGTTCCGTGATGAAATCAAAGGTCAAGGTGGACAAGGATACCATCCTCAGGACTCAG GAAGCAATGTCAAGACGATTAAGTGATGCTACAACAGAACAATCCAGTAATGATGATTCCTCTGTTGATGAGCGGCCAAAGCCTCGTAAGAAGATTGACTCTACTACGGTAAAGGCAAAAAACGTAGTTCCAAAGATTACACTTCATGATCCTAAATGGACTGATGGAAGCATTCCATTGGATGCACTTTCTGATAAACTCTCAAAGATCGGAAGG GAAGCTATTGAACGGagagatgcagcagcagcaactgcTGCTAGTGCTCTGCAAGAGGCGATGGTCACTGAATCAGTTGTCAGGAACCTAAG CAAGTTCTCAAACATTTGCTCGTTGTCAAAGACCTCCAATCCACTCCCAACAGTCGATCTTTTCCTTGCTGTATATGAAGATACTCTCAAGTGGAAGACAATTGCTGAGTCTATGGTGACTATTGAGGCTGATATGGCATTCTTGGAGAAATCATCTCATGATTGGGTTCATGCTGCCTTAGCCACTGATCTAGAAGTCCTCAAGCTACTGAACGGTGCCACTGAATCCATCTCTCGGATGAAGAGCATCAATAGGCCAAAGGTGCCTTCAGTGGAACCACCAAGAGCAAGCCTGTCCAGGAAGCAGTCACTTGGAGCTTCTGCAAAGGTCCAATCTAAGGTCTCACCGAGCTCTCCAGTGAGCTGCACATGGAATAACACTGAGAGCATGTACGAGATAGTTGAGCTTTCTAAGACCTTGTGGCGTGAGATGCACATGTGGTTCCTGAATTTTGTGGATGAGGCATTGGATGTGGGCTTCCACTTGTTTGAAGATCAAAATGTTGCAAGTAGGGGAAAGCACAGCAACAGCATAACGATGGTTCTATCACAGTTCAAGAAGATCAGCGACTGGTTGGATCAAGTTGGTAAGATTGCTGAGGAAGAGGGAACCAAGGAGAAGATTGAGTGCTTGAAACGGAAGATATACGGGTTTGTCATTAGCCACATGGGGTCTGCATTGGAGAGCTCCGTCTCAGTTTCCTCTAGGAGTTGA
- the LOC101781829 gene encoding protein LURP-one-related 8 encodes MGKVHPNAVAPEPATTTVRRSAEEEAPAVLTVWRKSLLFNCDGFTVFDAKGDLAFRVDCYGSSRRRAEVVLMDVAGKPLLTVRRKRLSLLGEHWVIYDGDAADAAAGKAKPLLSVRRHVSLKASSKTLAHVTPMASAATSAAFVVEGSYGRRACAVRDARGDAVAEVRRKESVGDDVFRLVADPRLGAPLAMGLVIALDEMFAGGRGSARSLLRRTWSA; translated from the coding sequence ATGGGCAAGGTGCATCCCAACGCCGTCGCGCCAGAGCCCGCCACAACCACCGTCAGACGatcggccgaggaggaggcgccggcggtGCTGACGGTGTGGCGCAAGTCCCTGCTCTTCAACTGCGACGGCTTCACCGTCTTCGACGCCAAGGGCGACCTCGCCTTCCGCGTCGACTGCTATggctccagccgccgccgcgccgaggtCGTCCTCATGGACGTCGCGGGGAAGCCGCTCCTCACCGTCCGCCGCAAGAGGCTCAGCCTCCTCGGGGAGCACTGGGTCATctacgacggcgacgccgccgacgcAGCAGCAGGCAAAGCCAAGCCGCTCCTCTCCGTCCGGCGCCACGTCAGCCTCAAAGCTTCCAGCAAGACGCTAGCGCACGTCACGCCCATGGCCTCTGCTGCTACCTCCGCGGCGTTCGTGGTGGAGGGCTCGTACGGGCGGCGTGCCTGCGCGGTGCGCGACGCGCGCGGGGACGCGGTGGCGGAGGTGCGCCGGAAGGAGTCGGTGGGCGACGACGTGTTCCGGCTGGTGGCGGACCCCCGCCTGGGCGCGCCGCTGGCCATGGGGCTCGTCATCGCCCTCGACGAGATGTTCGCCGGCGGCCGTGGCTCGGCGCGGTCCCTGCTGCGCAGGACATGGTCGGCGTAG